The proteins below come from a single Oerskovia jenensis genomic window:
- a CDS encoding YceI family protein, whose translation MKKTIALTVGIAMLCALLLLGGTWVYARSQAGTEAAPLSIGSAAPSDDASAASGSSGASVDGVQDGVYAVDIESQAGYRVDEVLSGQDVTVVGRTSDVRGEVTVEGGVLTAASIEVDMTTIETDDSGRDRQFLRILDTGEHPTATFVLTAPVDLSGLATGSATVQASGTLTIKGVSHEVTATLEARTTGGGAQVSGSIPVTFSDYGVAAPNLGFVQVEDAGTVEMLLELTPSDG comes from the coding sequence ATGAAGAAGACGATCGCGCTGACCGTCGGGATCGCGATGCTGTGCGCGCTGCTCCTGCTCGGAGGGACGTGGGTCTATGCCCGCTCGCAGGCCGGCACCGAGGCCGCTCCCCTGTCGATCGGCTCGGCAGCGCCCAGCGACGACGCCTCGGCCGCCTCGGGCTCGTCGGGCGCGTCCGTCGACGGCGTCCAGGACGGCGTCTACGCCGTGGACATCGAGTCCCAGGCGGGCTACCGCGTCGACGAGGTGCTCTCCGGGCAGGACGTGACCGTGGTCGGCCGCACGAGCGACGTGCGCGGCGAGGTCACCGTCGAGGGCGGCGTCCTCACCGCGGCGAGCATCGAGGTCGACATGACGACCATCGAGACCGACGACTCGGGCCGCGACCGGCAGTTCCTGCGCATCCTCGACACCGGCGAGCACCCGACCGCGACCTTCGTCCTCACGGCTCCCGTCGACCTCTCCGGTCTGGCGACCGGCAGCGCGACGGTCCAGGCGTCCGGCACGCTCACGATCAAGGGCGTCTCGCACGAGGTGACCGCGACGCTCGAGGCCCGGACCACGGGCGGCGGGGCGCAGGTCAGCGGCTCGATCCCCGTGACGTTCTCCGACTACGGTGTCGCCGCGCCGAACCTCGGCTTCGTCCAGGTCGAGGACGCGGGGACCGTCGAGATGCTGCTCGAGCTCACACCGTCGGACGGCTGA
- a CDS encoding ABC transporter ATP-binding protein: MTVRPLPLPDPGTPPLTGPGAFLWWLARRQWGILLAAVLLGMVTFVCQAVMPYVLGRALDEGLDEGFGAVLLGWAAVMLGLGLVQVGAAALGHRFDIENWLRSAFTTSQLVGDTVARSGHTITDELPTGEVVSAVASDALRVGEVYAIAARFAGSLMAYAVVAGIMLSTSLQLGLVVILGLPVVAGILAFLVKPLQQRQAAQREASGRLTTLGADTVSGLRILRGIGGEKVFTDRYRTQSQAVRETGVRVATTQSYLDGLQVLLPGLFVALVLYLGAHAAVAGDISPGQLVAFYGYAAFLSWPLQIATQTLQITTRAHVAAKKLVKVLSVVPATGATPGTASAPSAGSVLVDDASGVELTPGRVVALVSVDPDESARIATRMGRFDDVAEAGTPVHLGGIRLSDLDKDVVRERIVVAEATPHLFSGVLGEEIDVRGGSLEAELLRAVMIADAHDVLDSVPDGLAGELPEKGRSLSGGQRQRVALARAILTDPEILILIEPTSAVDAHTEARIAERLAEVRRGCTTLVVTASPLVLDHVDDVLFVEDGRVVTHGTHRELLHRPLDAHQGEEAARYRAVVGRSMDEAPADTADPGAGTGTDLTTPDHLTTGSAELTDASKGVS; encoded by the coding sequence ATGACCGTGCGCCCCCTCCCCCTCCCCGACCCTGGCACCCCTCCGCTCACCGGCCCCGGTGCCTTCCTGTGGTGGCTCGCGCGCCGCCAGTGGGGCATCCTCCTGGCCGCCGTCCTGCTCGGCATGGTCACGTTCGTGTGCCAGGCGGTGATGCCCTACGTGCTGGGCCGCGCGCTCGACGAGGGCCTCGACGAGGGCTTCGGCGCCGTCCTTCTCGGGTGGGCCGCGGTCATGCTGGGCCTCGGCCTGGTCCAGGTGGGGGCGGCCGCGCTCGGCCACCGCTTCGACATCGAGAACTGGCTGCGCTCTGCCTTCACCACCTCGCAGCTCGTGGGCGACACCGTGGCGCGCTCGGGGCACACCATCACCGACGAGCTCCCCACGGGAGAGGTCGTGTCCGCGGTCGCGTCCGACGCGCTGCGCGTCGGCGAGGTCTACGCGATCGCGGCGCGCTTCGCGGGCTCCCTCATGGCGTACGCCGTGGTCGCGGGGATCATGCTGAGCACCTCGCTCCAGCTCGGCCTCGTGGTGATCCTCGGGCTGCCCGTCGTCGCGGGCATCCTCGCGTTCCTCGTCAAGCCCCTCCAGCAGCGCCAGGCCGCGCAGCGCGAGGCGTCCGGCCGGTTGACCACCCTGGGCGCGGACACCGTCTCGGGCCTGCGCATCCTGCGCGGCATCGGCGGCGAGAAGGTCTTCACGGACCGCTACCGCACCCAGTCGCAGGCCGTGCGCGAGACGGGCGTGCGGGTCGCGACCACGCAGTCCTACCTCGACGGGCTCCAGGTCCTGCTGCCGGGGCTGTTCGTCGCCCTGGTCCTGTACCTGGGCGCGCACGCGGCCGTGGCCGGGGACATCAGCCCCGGGCAGCTCGTCGCGTTCTACGGGTACGCCGCGTTCCTGTCGTGGCCGCTGCAGATCGCGACCCAGACGCTCCAGATCACCACGCGCGCCCACGTGGCCGCGAAGAAGCTCGTCAAGGTCCTCTCGGTCGTCCCCGCGACGGGCGCGACCCCGGGCACGGCGTCCGCGCCGTCCGCCGGGTCGGTCCTGGTCGACGACGCGAGCGGCGTCGAGCTCACGCCCGGCCGCGTGGTCGCGCTCGTGAGCGTGGACCCGGACGAGTCGGCACGCATCGCCACGCGCATGGGCCGGTTCGACGACGTCGCGGAGGCGGGCACGCCCGTGCACCTGGGCGGGATCCGGCTCTCCGACCTCGACAAGGACGTGGTGCGCGAGCGCATCGTCGTGGCGGAGGCGACGCCCCACCTGTTCTCGGGCGTGCTCGGCGAGGAGATCGACGTGCGGGGCGGGAGCCTCGAGGCCGAGCTCCTGCGGGCCGTCATGATCGCCGACGCGCACGACGTGCTGGACTCGGTCCCGGACGGGCTCGCCGGAGAGCTCCCCGAGAAGGGCCGCTCGCTGTCCGGCGGTCAGCGCCAGCGCGTGGCCCTGGCCCGGGCGATCCTCACCGACCCCGAGATCCTGATCCTGATCGAGCCCACGAGCGCGGTCGACGCCCACACCGAGGCCCGCATCGCCGAACGCCTCGCCGAGGTCCGACGCGGGTGCACCACGCTCGTCGTGACCGCGAGCCCGCTCGTGCTCGACCACGTCGACGACGTCCTGTTCGTCGAGGACGGCCGCGTCGTCACGCACGGCACGCACCGTGAGCTCCTGCACCGCCCGCTCGACGCCCACCAGGGTGAGGAGGCGGCACGCTACCGCGCCGTCGTCGGGCGCTCGATGGACGAGGCCCCCGCCGACACGGCCGATCCCGGCGCGGGCACCGGTACCGACCTGACGACCCCCGACCACCTGACCACGGGCTCCGCCGAGCTCACCGACGCCTCGAAGGGCGTGTCATGA
- a CDS encoding ABC transporter ATP-binding protein, translated as MKLPIADASQVRQHTAYLVREHRRPLIGLAVLHTVAAIAGLAGPWILGRLVDAVAQGTTSAYVNQVIAIGVAAVLVQAVLIRYAQKSSMIFGETVFAELREDFLETVTTLPLSTVERAGTGDLVARTTNDVNRIQHAVRFGVPRLIVAVVTIALTVVASMLTSPLVAVSLFVGVPLLVVVSRWYLRRASPGYQRESAAYAALNGTITESVEGARTVDALRLGARRRGRVEADLREAFAAEKYTLNLRTVLFPAVDLTFVLAPVAVIVWGGYLLSTGHATIGAVTTIAMYAFQLAGPVWELIFWLDEIQVAATSLARIVGVKLVEGDREAGDEVPSDEHVVARDVEYAYREGHNVLHGIDLDLAVGERLAVVGPSGAGKSTLGRMLAGIHPPTGGSVTVGGVELVDLPLDDLRRHVALVTQEHHVFVGSLADNLRLADEHADDDALRAALTAVDARDWVEALPDGLATEVGSGGHVLTPAQAQQVALARLVLLDPHTLILDEATSLLDPRAARHLERSLNAVLEGRTVVAIAHRLHTAHDADRVAVVDGGRITEIGPHDELVAAGGDYARLWSSWQQE; from the coding sequence ATGAAGCTCCCCATCGCCGACGCCTCCCAGGTCCGCCAGCACACCGCCTACCTCGTCCGTGAGCACCGACGGCCGCTCATCGGGCTCGCGGTCCTGCACACCGTCGCGGCGATCGCCGGGCTCGCGGGCCCGTGGATCCTGGGGCGGCTCGTCGACGCGGTCGCCCAGGGCACCACGTCGGCCTACGTGAACCAGGTCATCGCGATCGGCGTGGCCGCGGTGCTCGTCCAGGCCGTGCTCATCCGCTACGCCCAGAAGTCGTCGATGATCTTCGGGGAGACGGTCTTCGCCGAGCTGCGCGAGGACTTCCTGGAGACGGTCACGACGCTGCCGCTGTCGACCGTCGAGCGGGCCGGCACGGGCGACCTCGTGGCGCGCACGACCAACGACGTCAACCGTATCCAGCACGCCGTGCGCTTCGGGGTGCCCCGTCTCATCGTCGCGGTCGTCACGATCGCACTCACGGTCGTCGCGAGCATGCTGACCTCGCCGCTCGTGGCCGTGTCGCTGTTCGTGGGGGTCCCGCTGCTGGTCGTCGTCTCGCGCTGGTACCTGCGCCGGGCCTCGCCCGGCTACCAGCGTGAGTCCGCCGCCTACGCCGCGCTCAACGGCACCATCACCGAGTCCGTCGAGGGGGCCCGGACGGTCGACGCGCTGCGCCTGGGTGCCCGTCGCCGGGGCCGTGTCGAGGCGGACCTGCGCGAGGCGTTCGCGGCCGAGAAGTACACGCTGAACCTGCGCACCGTCCTGTTCCCCGCGGTCGACCTCACGTTCGTCCTCGCGCCCGTCGCGGTCATCGTGTGGGGCGGCTACCTGCTCTCGACGGGGCACGCGACGATCGGCGCCGTGACGACCATCGCCATGTACGCGTTCCAGCTCGCGGGCCCGGTGTGGGAGCTCATCTTCTGGCTCGACGAGATCCAGGTCGCCGCGACCTCGCTCGCCCGGATCGTGGGCGTCAAGCTCGTCGAGGGCGACCGCGAGGCCGGGGACGAGGTGCCCTCCGACGAGCACGTCGTGGCGAGGGACGTCGAGTACGCGTACCGCGAGGGGCACAACGTGCTGCACGGGATCGACCTCGACCTCGCGGTGGGCGAGCGCCTCGCGGTCGTCGGCCCGTCCGGCGCGGGCAAGTCGACGCTCGGGCGCATGCTCGCCGGCATCCACCCGCCCACGGGCGGGTCGGTCACGGTCGGCGGTGTCGAGCTGGTCGACCTCCCGCTCGACGACCTGCGCCGTCACGTCGCCCTGGTCACGCAGGAGCACCACGTGTTCGTCGGCTCGCTCGCGGACAACCTCCGCCTGGCCGACGAGCACGCCGACGACGACGCGCTGCGCGCCGCGCTGACCGCGGTCGACGCCCGGGACTGGGTCGAGGCGCTGCCCGACGGGCTCGCGACCGAGGTCGGCTCGGGTGGGCACGTGCTCACGCCTGCGCAGGCCCAGCAGGTCGCCCTCGCGCGGCTCGTGCTGCTCGACCCGCACACCCTGATCCTCGACGAGGCGACGTCCCTCCTGGACCCGCGCGCGGCCCGGCACCTCGAGCGTTCGCTCAACGCGGTCCTCGAGGGACGCACGGTCGTCGCGATCGCGCACCGCCTGCACACCGCGCACGACGCCGACCGGGTCGCCGTCGTGGACGGCGGGCGCATCACCGAGATCGGGCCGCACGACGAGCTGGTCGCGGCGGGCGGGGACTACGCGCGCCTGTGGAGCTCCTGGCAGCAGGAGTAG